Proteins from a genomic interval of Drosophila melanogaster chromosome 2R:
- the Lst gene encoding limostatin, isoform B, with the protein MFAYTWQFPSLHSFLVPSLQLAPLILVILATTMTTTMAAPQQQEVPHALLDIETPNQFNYSPSPLAQPDSLRSKPYFDFLSTLYAHDTAKSNLFRPYSVRQRRDADVQKLSRPRRAIVFRPLFVYKQQEIRKQEIRDRNAQRRHDLNRLQRV; encoded by the exons ATGTTTGCGTACACTTGGCAA TTCCCTTCCCTTCATTCCTTCCTTGTTCCTTCCTTGCAGCTCGCTCCACTGATCCTGGTCATTCTGGCGacaacgatgacgacgacaatGGCTgcaccgcagcagcaggaggtgCCCCACGCCCTGCTGGACATCGAGACGCCCAATCAGTTCAACTACAGTCCCTCGCCGTTGGCACAGCCGGATAGTCTGCGATCCAAGCCGTACTTTGATTTTCTGAGCACACTGTATGCCCACGATACGGCCAAGTCGAATCTGTTTCGGCCATATTCGGTGCGCCAGCGCAGGGATGCGGATGTCCAGAAGCTGAGTCGTCCGCGACGGGCCATCGTCTTTCGGCCGCTGTTCGTGTACAAGCAGCAGGAGATTCGGAAGCAGGAGATCAGGGACAGGAATGCCCAGAGGCGTCACGATCTGAACCGTCTGCAGCGGGTGTAG
- the CG4945 gene encoding uncharacterized protein, isoform A yields MSKKPRGNIHKIREFELEKIQLVDEFDIIQIVGEGWFGKILLVEHRGSQTEMVLKAVPKPYVTLRDFYREFHYGLHLGVHRHIVTTYDVAFETAGFYVFTQEYAPLGDLTSNVTDSGVGEVYSKRVAKQLASAIDYMHSKDIVHRDIKLDNVLIYRSDFQRIKLCDFGESFPTGSTVERRNEWLPYSPPEVLEIKPEGSYKADPSHDVWQFGIVIFVCLTGCLPWQKAASDDPRYVRYLAWQGGLMMMPLRRTPRLFKLLTSNAQRMFKRFFARISNRPKSLADVTKFLDDRWLAKTAQKEMAEYETDELCPSMYSFHSSPDEKNKLLYTLADCGIETNVDRQQKKNRIKDWIESSIITEEDEEENEETNSASPSSSVSREPLPGHISSLRKPTSPAESAKEINSTLKDATQKHFDPRTGALQQGPSEMGQVAMAYSKSASPASNYSTTASTLNNADSLMTLGSRQDLLASNLTMYTSMETELNRLELRDARHSSYANLPYASQVKDSAYGSVDVSEMAVAASRSPSLMKDTAYDRTTSSSSHNIARRQRR; encoded by the exons ATGTCTAAGAAACCACGTGGAAACATTCACAAGATACGAGAGTTCGAATTGGAGAAG ATCCAGCTTGTGGACGAGTTTGATATCATACAGATCGTTGGCGAAGGATGGTTCGGGAAGATTCTACTGGTGGAGCATCGGGGATCACAGACGGAGATGGTCCTGAAAGCTGTACCCAAACCATATGTGACATTGCGTGACTTTTACCGGGAATTCCACTATGGACTCCACTTGGGAGTCCATCGACACATTGTGACCACCTACGACGTGGCCTTTGAGACAGCGGGCTTCTACGTTTTCACCCAGGAGTATGCTCCACTAG GGGATCTCACATCGAACGTGACCGATTCGGGTGTGGGCGAAGTTTACAGCAAGCGGGTGGCGAAACAATTGGCCTCGGCCATTGACTACATGCATTCAAA AGACATAGTGCATCGGGACATAAAGCTAGACAATGTGCTCATCTATCGCTCGGACTTCCAGCGCATCAAGCTCTGCGATTTCGGCGAGTCCTTTCCCACAGGCTCCACTGTGGAGCGACGCAACGAGTGGTTGCCCTACAGTCCGCCAGAAGTATTAGAAATTAAGCCCGAGGGCAGTTACAA AGCCGATCCCAGCCACGATGTTTGGCAGTTTGGCATTGTGATTTTTGTGTGTCTAACTGGCTGTTTGCCCTGGCAGAAGGCTGCCTCCGATGATCCGCGCTATGTGCGCTATCTGGCCTGGCAGGGCGGACTTATGATGATGCCGCTGCGGCGAACTCCACGACTTTTCAAGCTGCTCACCTCGAATGCGCAGCGGATGTTCAAGCGCTTCTTTGCCAGGATCTCCAATCGACCCAAGAGCCTGGCCGATGTTACCAAGTTCCTAGACGACCGATGGCTGGCCAAGACCGCCCAGAAGGAGATGgccgagtacgagacggacGAACTGTGCCCCTCCATGTACTCCTTCCACAGCAGCCCGGATGAGAAGAACAAGCTGCTCTACACCCTGGCCGACTGCGGTATCGAGACCAATGTGGACCGGCAGCAGAAGAAGAACCGCATCAAAGACTGGATAGAGTCGTCCATCATTACGGAGGAGGACGAG GAGGAGAACGAGGAGACCAATTCGGCATCCCCATCCTCGTCGGTCTCGCGCGAGCCGCTACCCGGGCATATATCGTCGCTGCGCAAGCCCACAAGTCCGGCGGAGAGCGCAAAGGAGATTAACAGCACCCTGAAGGACGCCACCCAAAAGCACTTCGATCCACGCACGGGTGCACTGCAGCAGGGACCCAGCGAGATGGGTCAGGTGGCCATGGCGTATTCCAAGTCGGCCAGTCCCGCCTCCAACTACAGCACCACAGCGTCCACGCTGAACAACGCGGACAGCCTAATGACACTGGGCTCGCGGCAGGATCTGCTGGCCAGCAACCTGACTATGTACACGTCCATGGAGACCGAATTGAATCGTCTAG AGCTTCGCGATGCCCGGCACTCGAGCTACGCTAATCTCCCATATGCTTCTCAAGTTAAAGACAGTGCCTACGGATCGGTCGATGTCAGCGAGATGGCGGTGGCGGCCAGCAGAAGTCCCTCGCTGATGAAGGACACCGCCTACGATCGCACCACCAGCTCCAGCAGCCACAACATCGCCCGGCGACAGCGCAGATAG
- the RpS15 gene encoding ribosomal protein S15, isoform A codes for MADQVDENLKKKRTFKKFTYRGVDLDQLLDMPNNQLVELMHSRARRRFSRGLKRKPMALIKKLRKAKKEAPPNEKPEIVKTHLRNMIIVPEMTGSIIGVYNGKDFGQVEVKPEMIGHYLGEFALTYKPVKHGRPGIGATHSSRFIPLK; via the exons ATGGCCGAT CAAGTCGATGAAAATCTGAAGAAGAAGCGTACCTTCAAGAAGTTCACCTACCGCGGTGTCGACTTGGACCAGCTTCTGGACATGCCCAA CAACCAGCTGGTGGAGCTGATGCACAGCCGTGCCCGCAGGCGTTTCTCCCGCGGACTGAAGCGCAAGCCAATGGCTCTGATCAAGAAGCTGCGCAAGGCCAAGAAGGAGGCACCGCCAAATGAGAAGCCCGAGATTGTCAAGACCCACCTGAGGAACATGATCATCGTACCCGAGATGACCGGCTCCATCATTGGCGTCTACAACGGCAAGGACTTCGGACAG GTGGAGGTCAAGCCCGAGATGATCGGTCACTACCTGGGCGAGTTCGCCCTGACCTACAAGCCCGTCAAGCACGGTCGTCCTGGTATCGGTGCCACCCACAGCTCCCGTTTCATTCCTCTGAAGTGA
- the Lst gene encoding limostatin, isoform A: protein MFAYTWQLAPLILVILATTMTTTMAAPQQQEVPHALLDIETPNQFNYSPSPLAQPDSLRSKPYFDFLSTLYAHDTAKSNLFRPYSVRQRRDADVQKLSRPRRAIVFRPLFVYKQQEIRKQEIRDRNAQRRHDLNRLQRV from the exons ATGTTTGCGTACACTTGGCAA CTCGCTCCACTGATCCTGGTCATTCTGGCGacaacgatgacgacgacaatGGCTgcaccgcagcagcaggaggtgCCCCACGCCCTGCTGGACATCGAGACGCCCAATCAGTTCAACTACAGTCCCTCGCCGTTGGCACAGCCGGATAGTCTGCGATCCAAGCCGTACTTTGATTTTCTGAGCACACTGTATGCCCACGATACGGCCAAGTCGAATCTGTTTCGGCCATATTCGGTGCGCCAGCGCAGGGATGCGGATGTCCAGAAGCTGAGTCGTCCGCGACGGGCCATCGTCTTTCGGCCGCTGTTCGTGTACAAGCAGCAGGAGATTCGGAAGCAGGAGATCAGGGACAGGAATGCCCAGAGGCGTCACGATCTGAACCGTCTGCAGCGGGTGTAG
- the Lst gene encoding limostatin, isoform C, whose protein sequence is MTTTMAAPQQQEVPHALLDIETPNQFNYSPSPLAQPDSLRSKPYFDFLSTLYAHDTAKSNLFRPYSVRQRRDADVQKLSRPRRAIVFRPLFVYKQQEIRKQEIRDRNAQRRHDLNRLQRV, encoded by the coding sequence atgacgacgacaatGGCTgcaccgcagcagcaggaggtgCCCCACGCCCTGCTGGACATCGAGACGCCCAATCAGTTCAACTACAGTCCCTCGCCGTTGGCACAGCCGGATAGTCTGCGATCCAAGCCGTACTTTGATTTTCTGAGCACACTGTATGCCCACGATACGGCCAAGTCGAATCTGTTTCGGCCATATTCGGTGCGCCAGCGCAGGGATGCGGATGTCCAGAAGCTGAGTCGTCCGCGACGGGCCATCGTCTTTCGGCCGCTGTTCGTGTACAAGCAGCAGGAGATTCGGAAGCAGGAGATCAGGGACAGGAATGCCCAGAGGCGTCACGATCTGAACCGTCTGCAGCGGGTGTAG
- the CG4927 gene encoding uncharacterized protein — translation MQVIFGILLILAVICSILSEFCDNGTGECKELSATDCPSIFFNLHLIRNFVKYCDKSNHIVCCLLPNNMQPQSQQFSANIGLRRFEKECRRFNEIRTSCRTTPFIVGGAKAAGREFPFMALLGQRGKNSSQIDWDCGAIIIHPKFVLTAAHCLETSETKEQRLDPNYDGPKYVVRLGELDYNSTTDDAQPQDFRVLNYVVHPAYGEDDDTGSRKNDIAVVELEMEATFSEYVAPACLPLDGGNEQLQVAAAGWGATSESGHASSHLLKVSLDRYDVAECSQRLEHKIDVRTQLCAGSRSTSADTCYGDSGGPVFVQHPIYSCLKQVIGITSYGLVCGVQGLPSVYTKVHLYTDWIENIVWGE, via the exons ATGCAAGTGATATTCGGGATTCTGTTAATCTTGGCAGTAATATGCAGTATTTTATCCGAATTCTGCGATAATGGAACTGGAGAGTGCAAGGAACTGAGTGCCACGGATTGCCCGTCTATATTCTTCAATCTGCATCTAATCAGAAATTTTGTGAAATATTGCGATAAATCCAACCACATTGTTTGTTGTCTGCTGCCCAACAATATGCAACCTCAATCGCAGCAATTCTCCGCAAATATTGGCCTCAGGAGATTCGAAAAGG AATGCCGTCGCTTCAACGAGATAAGAACTTCCTGCCGCACCACTCCCTTCATTGTGGGCGGCGCCAAGGCCGCTGGCCGGGAATTTCCCTTCATGGCGCTGCTGGGTCAGCGTGGGAAAAACTCATCACAAATCGACTGGGACTGCGGTGCCATTATCATCCATCCCAAGTTCGTGCTCACCGCTGCCCATTGCCTGGAAACCAGCGA GACCAAGGAGCAGCGTCTGGATCCCAACTATGATGGCCCCAAGTACGTGGTCAGATTGGGCGAACTGGACTACAATAGCACCACGGATGATGCCCAGCCGCAGGATTTCCGGGTACTCAACTATGTGGTGCATCCGGCGTACGGCGAGGATGATGACACGGGCAGTCGCAAGAACGACATTGCCGTGGTGGAGCTGGAAATGGAGGCGACTTTCAGCGAGTATGTGGCACCTGCCTGCCTGCCGCTCGATGGCGGAAATGAGCAACTGCAGGTGGCAGCCGCCGGATGGGGCGCCACCTCGGAGAGTGGACACGCCTCGTCGCATCTGCTCAAGGTGAGTCTCGATCGATACGATGTGGCCGAGTGCAGCCAGCGACTGGAGCACAAGATCGATGTGCGCACCCAATTGTGTGCGGGATCGCGGTCCACCAGTGCGGATACTTGTTATGGCGACTCCGGCGGTCCTGTCTTCGTGCAGCATCCCATATATTCGTGCCTGAAGCAAGTGATTGGCATCACCTCCTATGGATTGGTCTGCGGTGTCCAGGGACTGCCCAGTGTGTACACCAAAGTACATTTGTATACCGACTGGATCGAGAATATCGTGTGGGGCGAGTAG
- the RpS15 gene encoding ribosomal protein S15, isoform B, giving the protein MQQVDENLKKKRTFKKFTYRGVDLDQLLDMPNNQLVELMHSRARRRFSRGLKRKPMALIKKLRKAKKEAPPNEKPEIVKTHLRNMIIVPEMTGSIIGVYNGKDFGQVEVKPEMIGHYLGEFALTYKPVKHGRPGIGATHSSRFIPLK; this is encoded by the exons ATGCAGCAAGTCGATGAAAATCTGAAGAAGAAGCGTACCTTCAAGAAGTTCACCTACCGCGGTGTCGACTTGGACCAGCTTCTGGACATGCCCAA CAACCAGCTGGTGGAGCTGATGCACAGCCGTGCCCGCAGGCGTTTCTCCCGCGGACTGAAGCGCAAGCCAATGGCTCTGATCAAGAAGCTGCGCAAGGCCAAGAAGGAGGCACCGCCAAATGAGAAGCCCGAGATTGTCAAGACCCACCTGAGGAACATGATCATCGTACCCGAGATGACCGGCTCCATCATTGGCGTCTACAACGGCAAGGACTTCGGACAG GTGGAGGTCAAGCCCGAGATGATCGGTCACTACCTGGGCGAGTTCGCCCTGACCTACAAGCCCGTCAAGCACGGTCGTCCTGGTATCGGTGCCACCCACAGCTCCCGTTTCATTCCTCTGAAGTGA
- the CG4945 gene encoding uncharacterized protein, isoform C: MSKKPRGNIHKIREFELEKIQLVDEFDIIQIVGEGWFGKILLVEHRGSQTEMVLKAVPKPYVTLRDFYREFHYGLHLGVHRHIVTTYDVAFETAGFYVFTQEYAPLGDLTSNVTDSGVGEVYSKRVAKQLASAIDYMHSKDIVHRDIKLDNVLIYRSDFQRIKLCDFGESFPTGSTVERRNEWLPYSPPEVLEIKPEGSYKADPSHDVWQFGIVIFVCLTGCLPWQKAASDDPRYVRYLAWQGGLMMMPLRRTPRLFKLLTSNAQRMFKRFFARISNRPKSLADVTKFLDDRWLAKTAQKEMAEYETDELCPSMYSFHSSPDEKNKLLYTLADCGIETNVDRQQKKNRIKDWIESSIITEEDEEENEETNSASPSSSVSREPLPGHISSLRKPTSPAESAKEINSTLKDATQKHFDPRTGALQQGPSEMGQVAMAYSKSASPASNYSTTASTLNNADSLMTLGSRQDLLASNLTMYTSMETELNRLGEADPRLNQRTQSNNPLLTTFDVNTNPAAKNSIGVGTRGSSRSILKSSIATAAYPALGAFNHGQSHSLQQLNQHLQTSTGLTPSKSSFFRR, translated from the exons ATGTCTAAGAAACCACGTGGAAACATTCACAAGATACGAGAGTTCGAATTGGAGAAG ATCCAGCTTGTGGACGAGTTTGATATCATACAGATCGTTGGCGAAGGATGGTTCGGGAAGATTCTACTGGTGGAGCATCGGGGATCACAGACGGAGATGGTCCTGAAAGCTGTACCCAAACCATATGTGACATTGCGTGACTTTTACCGGGAATTCCACTATGGACTCCACTTGGGAGTCCATCGACACATTGTGACCACCTACGACGTGGCCTTTGAGACAGCGGGCTTCTACGTTTTCACCCAGGAGTATGCTCCACTAG GGGATCTCACATCGAACGTGACCGATTCGGGTGTGGGCGAAGTTTACAGCAAGCGGGTGGCGAAACAATTGGCCTCGGCCATTGACTACATGCATTCAAA AGACATAGTGCATCGGGACATAAAGCTAGACAATGTGCTCATCTATCGCTCGGACTTCCAGCGCATCAAGCTCTGCGATTTCGGCGAGTCCTTTCCCACAGGCTCCACTGTGGAGCGACGCAACGAGTGGTTGCCCTACAGTCCGCCAGAAGTATTAGAAATTAAGCCCGAGGGCAGTTACAA AGCCGATCCCAGCCACGATGTTTGGCAGTTTGGCATTGTGATTTTTGTGTGTCTAACTGGCTGTTTGCCCTGGCAGAAGGCTGCCTCCGATGATCCGCGCTATGTGCGCTATCTGGCCTGGCAGGGCGGACTTATGATGATGCCGCTGCGGCGAACTCCACGACTTTTCAAGCTGCTCACCTCGAATGCGCAGCGGATGTTCAAGCGCTTCTTTGCCAGGATCTCCAATCGACCCAAGAGCCTGGCCGATGTTACCAAGTTCCTAGACGACCGATGGCTGGCCAAGACCGCCCAGAAGGAGATGgccgagtacgagacggacGAACTGTGCCCCTCCATGTACTCCTTCCACAGCAGCCCGGATGAGAAGAACAAGCTGCTCTACACCCTGGCCGACTGCGGTATCGAGACCAATGTGGACCGGCAGCAGAAGAAGAACCGCATCAAAGACTGGATAGAGTCGTCCATCATTACGGAGGAGGACGAG GAGGAGAACGAGGAGACCAATTCGGCATCCCCATCCTCGTCGGTCTCGCGCGAGCCGCTACCCGGGCATATATCGTCGCTGCGCAAGCCCACAAGTCCGGCGGAGAGCGCAAAGGAGATTAACAGCACCCTGAAGGACGCCACCCAAAAGCACTTCGATCCACGCACGGGTGCACTGCAGCAGGGACCCAGCGAGATGGGTCAGGTGGCCATGGCGTATTCCAAGTCGGCCAGTCCCGCCTCCAACTACAGCACCACAGCGTCCACGCTGAACAACGCGGACAGCCTAATGACACTGGGCTCGCGGCAGGATCTGCTGGCCAGCAACCTGACTATGTACACGTCCATGGAGACCGAATTGAATCGTCTAGGTGAGGCTGATCCTCGGCTGAACCAGCGCACCCAGAGCAACAATCCCCTGCTAACCACCTTCGATGTGAACACCAATCCCGCCGCAAAGAACTCAATTGGAGTGGGCACCCGCGGCTCCAGTCGCAGCATCCTCAAATCCTCCATAGCCACCGCCGCTTATCCCGCTTTGGGCGCTTTTAACCACGGCCAGAGCCACAGCCTGCAGCAGCTCAACCAGCACCTGCAAACATCCACGGGCCTAACACCCAGCAAGAGCTCCTTCTTTCGGCGATGA
- the CG4945 gene encoding uncharacterized protein, isoform D, whose amino-acid sequence MSKKPRGNIHKIREFELEKIQLVDEFDIIQIVGEGWFGKILLVEHRGSQTEMVLKAVPKPYVTLRDFYREFHYGLHLGVHRHIVTTYDVAFETAGFYVFTQEYAPLGDLTSNVTDSGVGEVYSKRVAKQLASAIDYMHSKDIVHRDIKLDNVLIYRSDFQRIKLCDFGESFPTGSTVERRNEWLPYSPPEVLEIKPEGSYKADPSHDVWQFGIVIFVCLTGCLPWQKAASDDPRYVRYLAWQGGLMMMPLRRTPRLFKLLTSNAQRMFKRFFARISNRPKSLADVTKFLDDRWLAKTAQKEMAEYETDELCPSMYSFHSSPDEKNKLLYTLADCGIETNVDRQQKKNRIKDWIESSIITEEDEEENEETNSASPSSSVSREPLPGHISSLRKPTSPAESAKEINSTLKDATQKHFDPRTGALQQGPSEMGQVAMAYSKSASPASNYSTTASTLNNADSLMTLGSRQDLLASNLTMYTSMETELNRLVKDSAYGSVDVSEMAVAASRSPSLMKDTAYDRTTSSSSHNIARRQRR is encoded by the exons ATGTCTAAGAAACCACGTGGAAACATTCACAAGATACGAGAGTTCGAATTGGAGAAG ATCCAGCTTGTGGACGAGTTTGATATCATACAGATCGTTGGCGAAGGATGGTTCGGGAAGATTCTACTGGTGGAGCATCGGGGATCACAGACGGAGATGGTCCTGAAAGCTGTACCCAAACCATATGTGACATTGCGTGACTTTTACCGGGAATTCCACTATGGACTCCACTTGGGAGTCCATCGACACATTGTGACCACCTACGACGTGGCCTTTGAGACAGCGGGCTTCTACGTTTTCACCCAGGAGTATGCTCCACTAG GGGATCTCACATCGAACGTGACCGATTCGGGTGTGGGCGAAGTTTACAGCAAGCGGGTGGCGAAACAATTGGCCTCGGCCATTGACTACATGCATTCAAA AGACATAGTGCATCGGGACATAAAGCTAGACAATGTGCTCATCTATCGCTCGGACTTCCAGCGCATCAAGCTCTGCGATTTCGGCGAGTCCTTTCCCACAGGCTCCACTGTGGAGCGACGCAACGAGTGGTTGCCCTACAGTCCGCCAGAAGTATTAGAAATTAAGCCCGAGGGCAGTTACAA AGCCGATCCCAGCCACGATGTTTGGCAGTTTGGCATTGTGATTTTTGTGTGTCTAACTGGCTGTTTGCCCTGGCAGAAGGCTGCCTCCGATGATCCGCGCTATGTGCGCTATCTGGCCTGGCAGGGCGGACTTATGATGATGCCGCTGCGGCGAACTCCACGACTTTTCAAGCTGCTCACCTCGAATGCGCAGCGGATGTTCAAGCGCTTCTTTGCCAGGATCTCCAATCGACCCAAGAGCCTGGCCGATGTTACCAAGTTCCTAGACGACCGATGGCTGGCCAAGACCGCCCAGAAGGAGATGgccgagtacgagacggacGAACTGTGCCCCTCCATGTACTCCTTCCACAGCAGCCCGGATGAGAAGAACAAGCTGCTCTACACCCTGGCCGACTGCGGTATCGAGACCAATGTGGACCGGCAGCAGAAGAAGAACCGCATCAAAGACTGGATAGAGTCGTCCATCATTACGGAGGAGGACGAG GAGGAGAACGAGGAGACCAATTCGGCATCCCCATCCTCGTCGGTCTCGCGCGAGCCGCTACCCGGGCATATATCGTCGCTGCGCAAGCCCACAAGTCCGGCGGAGAGCGCAAAGGAGATTAACAGCACCCTGAAGGACGCCACCCAAAAGCACTTCGATCCACGCACGGGTGCACTGCAGCAGGGACCCAGCGAGATGGGTCAGGTGGCCATGGCGTATTCCAAGTCGGCCAGTCCCGCCTCCAACTACAGCACCACAGCGTCCACGCTGAACAACGCGGACAGCCTAATGACACTGGGCTCGCGGCAGGATCTGCTGGCCAGCAACCTGACTATGTACACGTCCATGGAGACCGAATTGAATCGTCTAG TTAAAGACAGTGCCTACGGATCGGTCGATGTCAGCGAGATGGCGGTGGCGGCCAGCAGAAGTCCCTCGCTGATGAAGGACACCGCCTACGATCGCACCACCAGCTCCAGCAGCCACAACATCGCCCGGCGACAGCGCAGATAG